Part of the Debaryomyces hansenii CBS767 chromosome C complete sequence genome is shown below.
TCATTCTTATTAGGACAGCACGCAAGCTCGGCTACTAAGTTGAAGACATACACAGTTACTGGAACTTCGTCAAATAACAgtagaaatattaataaaaagcTGACAAGTTCGTTAGCATTTGCCGAGGCTTTTGTAAACGCTGAATGGATAGAGATGTTGGAAAGATTATATGTTAATGGAAAGAGTGTGCATGCTGAACTGATCAAggaaataatgattatttcattaatatcgTTATCTACAGCCAAATTGGCCAAATTGGCTATGGATTTAGGTGTCAACAATACCGATTCGTTGGTCTTATACCCATTATTCAGTACGATTATTATTTCAGATGCGTACAAGGAGTTAGTACCAGGATTGGAAGAGAGATTGACATTCTTAAGAAACATTTCATTCCAAGATTGTTCAGCAATAAAGGAAGATGTACCTATCAAAGAAGAACACATCGAACTATTAGGTGACTTAATACCGCAACTTACAAGGGGACAAGCAATCACAATATTGAAGGAAAATAATGACGATGTAGAACAGGttacaaatatattattcgaAAATCCAGACTTAATTTCCAGTATTAAGGAATACGAAGCCAATAACAAACCAAGCAACAATAAACCTAGGTCTAAGAGGACAGACTTTAAACAAACGGAGAGTCAAGATGTGCCAATAGCAAAGAGATCAGTATATGATGGTGataaattttccaatttaGATTTTTCAGAAGGCAGCGTTATATACGGCAAAAAGGGACAACCACAAAACAACGAACCAACTACTGAAACCATGAAAAACAAGACACTCACTGCTGCATTGAGATTGATGTATGAaagtgatgaagatgagCCTGATGATACATACGAAGAGCAGGAGAAGACAAGTGGAGATGCAGCCGACGAGAAGAACATGACTGCCAAAAGTAAGAGCAACAAAAAtagattgaaaatatttgatgaagaagatggaTCAGGAACTGATAGGGAAGCCTCAAAGACGCCAGAAAGAAGTGTTTCTAGTAGTCCAATGCCCGCATCTGTGGATGCCATAGAAAAGTATCTCTTCTCAATATTTAAGACGAAGGGTGCTGACAAATTTGACAAGAAGGATAGAAAATCTTCCGATA
Proteins encoded:
- a CDS encoding DEHA2C09966p (similar to uniprot|P53137 Saccharomyces cerevisiae YGL110c CUE3); protein product: MASTEDDSTYIPIPHYPPFKLRSSLIDKDPVIWVHLLEAYIQLFKYLLNPDSHSQKLSVKSQQQLQLFLKIFLFETSEETMKIFSLGAINPDIKTNTAILRTCVFQLIKNYSFVKLSLPGESIWNFITIYVKDNSTIVRGLVDGTYKSKFNDNKKSGNISCIGQVHKHFESLISNGKIQDQKLNTLSFLLGQHASSATKLKTYTVTGTSSNNSRNINKKSTSSLAFAEAFVNAEWIEMLERLYVNGKSVHAESIKEIMIISLISLSTAKLAKLAMDLGVNNTDSLVLYPLFSTIIISDAYKELVPGLEERLTFLRNISFQDCSAIKEDVPIKEEHIELLGDLIPQLTRGQAITILKENNDDVEQVTNILFENPDLISSIKEYEANNKPSNNKPRSKRTDFKQTESQDVPIAKRSVYDGDKFSNLDFSEGSVIYGKKGQPQNNEPTTETMKNKTLTAALRLMYESDEDEPDDTYEEQEKTSGDAADEKNMTAKSKSNKNRLKIFDEEDGSGTDREASKTPERSVSSSPMPASVDAIEKYLFSIFKTKGADKFDKKDRKSSDRQNIKKSTNWSDEQIEGWLRMLLKSPRRFKLLEEDYLYGGNPNRPIRRTNGGGQDTGSSDLENNPNKPKSKDQAKRSFARNEKNKASKANHNRKSGHNKKTSRELAGMQ